One region of Bacillus pumilus genomic DNA includes:
- a CDS encoding multicopper oxidase family protein, which produces MNLEKFVDELPIPEVAKPVKKNPKQTYYEIAMEEVFLKVHRDLPPTKLWTYNGSLPGPTIHANRNEKVKVKWMNKLPLKHFLPVDHTIHEGHHDEPEVKTVVHLHGGVTPASSDGYPEAWFSRDFEATGPFFEREVYEYPNHQQACTLWYHDHAMALTRLNVYAGLAGFYLISDAFEKSLELPKGEYDIPLMIMDRTFQEDGALFYPSRPNNTPEDSDIPDPSIVPFFCGETILVNGKVWPYLEVEPRKYRFRILNASNTRTYELHLDNDATILQIGSDGGFLPRPVHHQSFSIAPAERFDVIIDFSAYENKTITLKNKAGCGQEVNPETDANIMQFKVTRPLKGRAPKTLRPIFKPLPPLRPCRADKERTLTLTGTQDKYGRPILLLDNQFWNDPVTENPRLGSVEVWSIVNPTRGTHPIHLHLVQFRVIDRRPFDTEVYQSTGDIVYTGPNEAPPLHEQGYKDTIQAHAGEVIRIIARFVPYSGRYVWHCHILEHEDYDMMRPMDIIQ; this is translated from the coding sequence ATGAACCTAGAAAAATTTGTTGACGAGCTGCCAATTCCAGAAGTTGCGAAGCCCGTCAAAAAGAACCCAAAACAAACGTATTATGAAATCGCTATGGAGGAGGTATTTCTAAAAGTTCATAGAGATCTGCCCCCAACCAAGCTATGGACCTATAATGGCAGTTTGCCTGGTCCAACCATTCATGCGAATCGAAATGAAAAAGTCAAAGTGAAATGGATGAACAAATTGCCACTTAAGCATTTTCTACCGGTCGATCACACCATTCACGAAGGCCATCATGATGAACCAGAAGTTAAAACCGTCGTTCATTTACATGGTGGCGTCACACCAGCAAGCAGTGATGGCTATCCAGAGGCTTGGTTTTCACGAGACTTTGAAGCAACCGGCCCCTTCTTTGAACGGGAGGTGTACGAATACCCAAATCATCAGCAAGCCTGCACATTGTGGTATCACGATCATGCGATGGCATTGACACGATTAAATGTGTATGCCGGCTTAGCTGGATTTTATTTGATCTCAGATGCGTTTGAAAAGTCGCTAGAATTACCGAAGGGTGAGTATGATATTCCGCTAATGATCATGGACCGTACGTTTCAGGAGGATGGCGCACTGTTTTATCCAAGCAGGCCAAACAACACACCAGAAGACAGTGACATACCAGATCCGTCTATCGTGCCTTTCTTTTGCGGAGAAACCATTTTGGTCAATGGAAAAGTATGGCCGTATTTAGAAGTAGAGCCGCGAAAATATCGTTTTCGTATTTTAAATGCTTCCAATACAAGAACTTACGAGCTGCATCTAGACAACGATGCGACGATTTTGCAAATTGGATCTGATGGCGGCTTTTTACCAAGACCTGTTCACCATCAATCCTTTAGCATTGCTCCTGCTGAACGATTTGATGTCATCATCGATTTTTCAGCTTACGAAAACAAAACGATCACCCTTAAAAATAAAGCCGGCTGCGGACAGGAAGTAAATCCTGAAACAGATGCAAACATCATGCAATTTAAAGTCACTCGACCGCTAAAAGGGAGAGCACCTAAAACATTACGGCCTATTTTCAAACCGCTTCCACCACTTCGGCCTTGTCGAGCTGATAAAGAGCGTACGCTCACTCTTACCGGTACACAGGATAAATACGGCCGTCCTATTTTATTGCTAGATAACCAATTTTGGAATGACCCTGTCACGGAAAATCCTCGTCTTGGCAGTGTGGAGGTTTGGTCTATCGTCAATCCAACAAGGGGCACACATCCTATTCATTTACACCTTGTTCAATTCAGAGTGATAGACAGAAGACCATTTGATACTGAGGTCTATCAATCGACAGGGGACATTGTGTATACAGGACCAAACGAAGCACCTCCCTTACATGAACAAGGCTACAAGGACACCATTCAAGCGCATGCCGGTGAAGTCATTCGGATCATCGCTCGCTTTGTTCCATACAGCGGCAGGTATGTGTGGCATTGTCATATATTAGAGCACGAGGATTATGACATGATGCGGCCGATGGATATCATCCAGTAA
- the gabP gene encoding GABA permease, with the protein MSNMTNGLQKNLKTRHISMISIAGVIGAGLFVGSGAVIHSAGPGSILSYSFAGLLVIFIMRMLGEMACAYPTSGSFSQYASDAIGPWAGFTIGWLYWFFWVIVIAIEAIAGAAIIQYWYGDAPVWLTSLILTILLTLTNIFSVKSFGEFEYWFSLIKVVSIILFLLIGFAFIFGFGGHHTVGLANLTGNGGFLPNGFSSVLLGIVVVIFSFMGTEIVAIAAGESADPVKSVTTATRSVVWRIIVFYVGSIAVVVTLLPWNSASILTSPFVAVLEYIGVPSAAQVMNVIVLTAVLSCLNSGLYTTSRMLYSLAERGEAPKRFMKISKRGVPVAATVAGTFFSYIAVMMNYFYPETIFLFLVNASGAIALLVYLVIAVSQLRMRRKIEKDNPEQLKIKMWLFPYLTYFTILVICAILASMLFIESMRPQLILTSIITFGVLAAYFIFKPNKKVPANAALENKHP; encoded by the coding sequence ATGTCCAACATGACAAACGGTCTTCAAAAAAATCTGAAAACAAGACATATTTCAATGATCTCCATTGCTGGGGTTATTGGCGCAGGGCTATTTGTTGGTAGCGGCGCTGTCATTCATTCTGCAGGGCCTGGATCCATTCTTTCCTATTCTTTTGCAGGACTTCTCGTAATCTTTATTATGAGAATGCTTGGAGAAATGGCATGCGCCTATCCGACAAGCGGATCCTTCTCACAATATGCGAGCGATGCCATCGGTCCATGGGCCGGCTTTACAATTGGCTGGCTTTATTGGTTCTTCTGGGTGATTGTCATCGCGATCGAAGCCATTGCCGGTGCTGCCATTATTCAGTATTGGTATGGAGATGCACCTGTTTGGCTCACAAGTCTTATCCTCACTATCCTCTTAACATTAACAAATATCTTTTCTGTTAAATCTTTTGGCGAATTTGAATATTGGTTCTCATTAATAAAAGTCGTCAGCATTATTCTCTTTCTACTCATCGGTTTTGCATTTATCTTTGGTTTTGGTGGTCATCATACTGTAGGTCTTGCCAATTTAACGGGGAACGGCGGTTTCCTTCCAAATGGATTCAGCTCTGTTTTACTCGGAATTGTCGTCGTCATCTTTTCCTTCATGGGAACCGAGATTGTGGCAATAGCGGCCGGAGAATCAGCAGACCCGGTCAAGTCTGTGACAACAGCTACCCGCTCTGTTGTATGGCGTATCATCGTGTTTTATGTCGGTTCCATCGCTGTCGTTGTGACCTTGCTTCCGTGGAATTCAGCGAGTATTTTAACAAGCCCGTTCGTTGCGGTATTAGAATACATCGGCGTCCCATCAGCAGCTCAAGTCATGAACGTCATTGTTTTAACAGCCGTTCTATCGTGTTTAAACTCCGGATTGTACACAACGTCCAGAATGCTTTATTCATTGGCAGAAAGAGGCGAAGCACCGAAACGCTTTATGAAAATCAGCAAACGTGGCGTTCCTGTAGCGGCTACAGTTGCAGGCACCTTCTTTTCCTATATCGCCGTCATGATGAACTACTTTTATCCTGAAACCATCTTTTTGTTCTTAGTCAATGCATCCGGCGCGATTGCCCTTCTTGTGTACTTGGTCATTGCTGTTTCACAATTAAGAATGCGCCGTAAAATCGAAAAAGACAATCCAGAACAGCTCAAAATCAAAATGTGGCTATTCCCATACCTCACGTATTTTACCATTTTGGTCATTTGCGCCATCTTGGCATCAATGCTGTTCATCGAATCAATGAGACCGCAGCTCATTTTGACGAGTATCATTACCTTCGGTGTGCTTGCCGCTTATTTCATCTTTAAACCGAATAAAAAAGTACCTGCAAATGCAGCGCTTGAAAATAAACATCCGTAA